ATGGCTGTGCCGGCGGTAAagggtataaatgcataaaataaaatataaatgtttataccagttatatagtttataccaattatcaattaaataaataaataaatatttaaattaattattttttattttcttaaatattataattttcagttaacggggaaaataaataataatttaagtcgCAACTAAAACTAggggaattaaaaataatttcagcaGCCCATTCAAATTTTCGACAATTTCTATGCAATTTGGCCGTTTCTCAAATtggggtaccaggcgaacagaaacaagcagcaagcaactgaaaactgttataaaaagtccaagtttcgaaccatttaggagcaagcgaaagtaacggctgttttcccaaaatgcaaCTCAGGGCAGGCAGCTCAGAGAGGGATAGCAAGTGTACAGAAAAGAAGAGAGCAGACAACACAGAGTTGTATTTTGGGAAAGAAGccaggtttgagtctccgctgacTTTCGCTTGCTCCCATAAGGTTCGAAACTTTggctttttataacagtttataccagttttcagttgcttgctgctggtttctgttcgcctgttaccccaatttgagaAGCAGGCaaattgcatggaaattttcgaaaatttggaTTGCTGCTGTAGGGAGGTTGTTGTAAtggggttgttgttgcaatcaaATGGCTGTGCCGGCGGTAAagggtataaatgcataaaataaaatataaatgtttataccagttatatagtttataccaattatcaattaaataaataaataaatatttcaattaattattttttattttcttaaatattataattttcagttaacgggggaaataaataataatttaagtcgCAACTAAAACTAggggaattaaaaataatttcagcaGCCCATTCAAATTTTCGACAATTTCTATGCAATTTGGCCGTTTCTCAAATtggggtaccaggcgaacagaaacaagcagcaagcaactgaaaactgttataaaaagtccaagtttcgaaccatttaggagcaagcgaaagtaacggctgttttcccaaaatgcaaCTCAGGGCAGGCAGCTCAGAGAGGGATAGCAAGTGTACAGAAAAGAAGAGAGCAGACAACACAGAGTTGTATTTTGGGAAAGAAGccaggtttgagtctccgctgacTTTCGCTTGCTCCCATAAGGTTCGAAACTTTggctttttataacagtttataccagttttcagttgcttgctgctggtttctgttcgcctgttaccccaatttgagaAGCAGGCaaattgcatggaaattttcgaaaatttggaTTGCTGCTGTAGGGAGGTTGTTGTAAtggggttgttgttgcaatcaaATGGCTGTGCCGGCGGTAAagggtataaatgcataaaataaaatataaatgtttataccagttatatagtttataccaattatcaattaaataaataaataaatatttcaattaattattttttattttcttaaatattataattttcagttaacgggggaaataaataataatttaagtcgCAACTAAAACTAggggaattaaaaataatttcagcaGCCCATTCAAATTTTCGACAATTTCTATGCAATTTGGCCGTTTCTCAAATtggggtaccaggcgaacagaaacaagcagcaagcaactgaaaactgttataaaaagtccaagtttcgaaccatttaggagcaagcgaaagtaacggctgttttcccaaaatgcaaTTCAGGGCAGGCAGCTCAGAGAGGGATAGCAAGTGTACAGAAAAGAAGAGAGCAGACAACACAGAGTTGTATTTTGGGAAAGAAGccaggtttgagtctccgctgactttcgcttgctcccataaggttcgaaacttggactttttataacagtttataccagttttcagttgcttgctgctggtttctgttcgcctgttaccccaatttgagaAGCAGGCaaattgcatggaaattttcgaaaatttggaTTGCTGCTGTAGGGAGGTTGTTGTAAtggggttgttgttgcaatcaaATGGCTGTGCCGGCGGTAAagggtataaatgcataaaataaaatataaatgtttataccagttatatagtttataccaattatcaattaaataaataaataaatatttaaattaattattttttattttcttaaatattataattttcagttaacggggaaaataaataataatttaagtcgCAACTAAAACTAggggaattaaaaataatttcagcaGCCCATTCAAATTTTCGACAATTTCTATGCAATTTGGCCGTTTCTCAAATtggggtaccaggcgaacagaaacaagcagcaagcaactgaaaactgttataaaaagtccaagtttcgaaccatttaggagcaagcgaaagtaacggctgttttcccaaaatgcaGTTCTGGGCAGGCAGCTCAGAGAGAGATAGCAAGTGTCCAGAAAAGAAGAGAGCAGACAACACAGAGTTGTATTTGGGAATAGAGGTTGGTGATTTAATGGTTACCTATACaagattttttattatggAAATGGATCAGATAACGATCTCTGATATTGGTCTGCTATTTGCAGAACTCGCTGAAAGCTGAAGAATATAAGTTCTAATTATCCGAGAAATAAGAGGTATTGTATTGCTATAGTAATTACGTCTATTTACAAGcctttatatataaagaaatctacaaataatttataaaatgccATCAAGTATGCAAACCGAGTCTTTATTTCCTTAAACGTTTTCAAAATCCTtaagataatatttaaaaataaataaattatactaAATTTAGTCTTAAATCAAATAGtaaacattatttattaatcagTTTTTGTACCTTAACTGGCTGAGAGCTGTTTCCGAAGACGGGCTTGGGCCTCTACGGGCCAGTTTTTTAGTTCTTCCCGACCACATGGCAAACAGAAGGTGGCCGTGTAATAAAAACTGCAGCCGGGATCCTTGCAAACAGTCTTGGAGCATCTGGAGCACTTGGCCCCCAGAGCAATGTAGAATTCCGGTTTGGCCTGCCACCGCGGTGGTGGAGCCTGAAAGGGATCCCGCATCACGTAATTATCCTCGGGATACTTAATACCCAACGCAAAGGGCGGCTCCCTTCCGAAATAGTGTACAAGCTCGTGCATATCGCAGCCGGAGCATTGGAAGTCGATGCGAGCTATGcgctcatcctcctcctcgggaTTGGAGGCTTTACTCTCCTTGGCAGCAGGCAGGTCCAAGCGCTCTATCTCGGCCGCCTCATTGTCCAGGACGAAATCGTCGTCGGCCTCCATGTCAGCCAAGGTTCACTGCAAGACCAAGAGAAAGAAAGGAAGCTGGGCATATTTTCGACGGGACTAGACTTTACTACACTAATaacaatatatgtatgcaatAGTAATATGATAGCATTATTATGTTAAAATTAGGTCGCGGGTCATTCAACGAACGCCTGTCGATGCTTCCTGGTCAGATCCTCGGGCCACCATTCCGGGCGACCCGTAAAGCACCGCTCGCCGTCGACAGTCAGTGGCGGCCCATTGAGAGCCTTCTCGATCCGCAACAGCGCCACACCATAGTTGCCGGCTGATCCAAAAACTTGTCCCACCTTTGCTCCCGCTACGGAGGTGACATCATGGCTGGAGCTCGCATCAAGCTGGGCTGTCAGGCGGATGGGCATGTAACGCTTGCGAACGACACCCGAATGGTGGATGCGAGCCGTCAGCTCCTGGCCCACATAGCAGCCCTTCTGAAAGCTCACGCCATTTAGGTAATCCACATTGGCCTCCAATGGAAAGCATTTGCCGGGCGGCAGTTCCCGGCTGCCCTCGCCAACTCCCAGTGTATAGCGCAGCAGCTGGTAGTTGCTTTCTGCTGTGGGGGTGGTAGCTGTGCCGGAGGCGGTGAAACACTTGGCCAGCTGGGTCCTGCTCATGTCGGCGGGCGCCAGGATGCGTGTACCCAGAGCGTGTAGCCTGGGATCTGGCACCACAAATATTTCGGCATTCGAACTAGTTGGGGTGGACGGCGCGGTCTTGGGGTTTAATATCACCCAAGTTGTATACTCGTCGTCCACACTGTCGACCTCGATCCGCCGGCGGACGCGGTATAGACGCAGGTGTCGCCGCAAGTCCGAAGCGGCTTCGCGATCGCACTCCACCAGCAGAGTGTCCGGACTATTCGTTCGGTAGATGATCGTATCAAAAAGCACGCGACCACCTTTGTTCAGGAAGTGGGCGTAGATCGAGGCGGGTCCGTCGTCCGACCCAATCTTGGACACATCGTTAGTCACCAAACCCTGCAGGAAGGGCACGACCTCGGAGCCGTGGACGCGTATCAGCTCGCGGTTGTCCAGCGACTCCAAAACGAAGTTCGCCTGATTCCCGGTAAACAGGCGGGCAGAGGGAAGCCGCCCCTGGTGCAGATTACGTATTGGCAGCCGCGCCAAACGCAGGAACTTGACACTGGTGCTCAGGATCATGCTGCAAGAGGGAGACATCGGTTCCCTGCGGTCGTTTGGCAAATggtaaaaataaagagcaCTCACCCTGTACGCAAAATTAAGGGGTTTAAGCAATTTTATTTGGCTGACGAAACTTGGAATTTGTGAAcgagaataataataacaagctAGGAATGATACGGTCTCACAATTTAATTTGACAAGTTGACACTCCCGCAGATAACAGCTTAGAGATGGACATGTTGTTTTACGAGGCACGAACCAACATGAGAAATGTGCTCGTTATTGTTACAAGACGGatttttattgtatatatttgataaactataattaatatatgagttaaatgtatattattattgtttaatacatattctaaaatatatttacaatataaaAGTTCTGCTTGCACCATTGTCACGACCATCTCTAATCAGCTGTTTAACGATAAGTGAGACCAAATCAACTCTATCCCAGTGCCTTTTTTAGTACATTTCGGAAAACCAATTGGTATTTCGTGGCGCTTTGGGCGCAGCTCTATTGCTGAAGAAAACATACAATTTAggtttttaaatcaaaacaaaatgagTCAATATAGCCACGTTAAGTATACGCAATCGCCAACGCCGTCGGTGGTGTCCGGCTACTCGAGCGCCTCGCGACTCCactcgccgctgccgccgccggcgAACCATCGGAGGGACTGCCTCTCGGCGACCACAAAGAGCTACAAATATCTGCGACGTCTGCTCAAATTCAATCAGATGGACTTCGAGTTTGCCCTGTGGCAGATGCTCTACCTGTTTATAGCGCCCCAAAAGGTGTACCGGAACTTTAATTACCGGAAACAAACCAAGTCACAGTTCGCCCGCGATGATCCAGCTTTTCTAGTGCTCCTAGTGGTCTGCCTATGTGGTAAGTTGGCACTTTGGATGCTGAGATGAATCTGTGTGTTGGTAACATTCCTAGATACAAGGCATCCTAATAGAGGAATCGGAAGATTTGAATATGTTATTCATTTCATAAGTTTCCAATAAGATTACGTGCCCTTATTACTCATATTTGGAGAAATCGCAAGTAATTATGAACTGTCTAGCTACTTCTGGCTTCAATTACACGGATGCATTTCGTACCTTATCTAGATACAAGTTATCTATGCAAAAAAGGGTCTGAATTGTCTAATATCTCTTGCTTAATTTCCCTCTCTCAACAGTCACTTCTTTGGGCTTTGCGTATGTCCTGGGCCTCTCCTTCTGGCAGAGCATCTCCTTCATCTTCTACGTGGTGTTCGTGGACTGCATCTTTGTGGGCATCATCATAGCCTCGTTCTTCTGGGCGGTAACGAATCGGTATCTGCGGACAAATAGTCTGGAGCCGGACATCGAGTGGGGCTACGCCTTCGATGTGCACTTGAATGCCTTCTTTCCGCCACTGATGCTGCTGCACTTCATCCAGCTGTTCTTCTACAATTGGCTGATAAGCCAAACGTGGTTCATCTCACGCTTCCTGGGCAACACCTTCTGGCTGCTGGCCATGGGCTACTATGTGTACATCACCTTCTTGGGCTACAATTGTACGTTGGGATTGGTCATGTGTGTGTAATGTACGCGATAATTATTTCCTTTGCTCTTGCAGGCATTCCCCATCTGAAGAACACTCGCATTATACTCATCGCCCTGCCCATCATCTTCCTTTTGTATCTGGTCGTCACCATAATCGGCTGGAATGCCACGATATCCTTTGTCAACTTTTACAAGTATCGCGTTTATTAATCGTGTGATGTGTGCATTGTAAATTATTCTGCGTTTAGCTGCTAAGCACTACACTACAATTATGACtaataaactaattaatttaacattaTCCCAAGACGAAGGCTTGCGTGaatatcatttaaaatgtCCTTAAACGCTTTGCTTTCAAATTGTACTCCTGAAGAAACTTAAAGGATTgataaatttgaataatataTAGTTAAACAAACAAAGATTTGTGTAAGAATCCCAATTTGTAGTTAGTTCATCTTTGGAGCATATCATTACAGTGATTTACACGATTGTCTTTCAACAGTTTTCCGGGTTTATTAATCTACAAAATGGACAACAAGGGTTTATTACGCCAGATGCTTGGGCTTCAGGAAAGTGCGCTTCCTCTTGTTTCGTTTGCGCTGCAGCTCCAGGGTGTGCAGTTCCGTGTGCACCTCGGCGAAGATCTCCgtctgctcctcctcggcaATCGTGGAGCGGTAGTGCTTCATCATATCGTACTTTTCCCACGGCTTCTGCACTCTGGCCGACGACAGGCGATGCTTGTCCTTCAGATACTGATCGATGTTGGCCACGCCTCGAAGATTCTGTCGCTCCCAACGCTCCAGCCAGGGACGGGGACGCAGCACCACCTTGATGTCATTCACTGGCACCGGAGCGCCTTCCTCTAGCGGCTCAGCCTCCATGTTTTCGTCAAAGGTGCTGTACTCGGGCAGGGCGTCGCGCAGGTAGAAAAGACTGTCGTCCAGGCGCTTCTCCAGACGCAACACCTCCACCTTTTGGATGGTGGGGTCATACAGCTCGTAGACCACCTCCATGCCCTGGTGGTCTATTACGTTGCGCAGGACAAAGCGAGCGCGGAGACCGCACCGATCTCGATTGATGCAGATGCCCACAAAGCGACTGGTCTTGCCAGCGGCATGCGGATCGGAGCTGGTCACAGCCAAAACGGATCCCACGTAGAACTCTGGCAAATCTATCTGCTTGCGCCGCTCCAACATGTCCAGGCGCTCCAGCTTTTCGCGGATGGAGTTCCGCCACTCCACCTTGGGATCCGGCAGAAACTCGGGATAGACAAACCGATAGTTGGCCGGAATGATGGGCTTCCGCGGCGTGGTGGGCGGTACTGCGGGTGTCTGAGTGGGCGCGGCAGGTGGGACCTCTACATTCTTTGGTTCATCTTGGGCCGGGACAGCATGTTCGGCAGGCTTCGTGGAGAATGTGACTGAAAACAGATAATTGCTGACTAAATGCCGGAGGGAAAAAGTGGAATCCTTACCAATCCGCTTGTAGGCGCACTGCTGCGCCAATCTATTCACCACAACTCTAGCTGTTAagttcattttatatttttttaaaagaacaaaataaatgtttagaTAATCAAGCCGGAGAGTAAGAGTGCCCGCCGGCTTCTACGCCCAAAACCCTGAAACGCCTTGAACAGATGCAGTATTTCCCTCGCCTTGTGTGGCTGGTCCCACTcgtatttttcaaattttggtaaaaaaaataccaaattacgttttatttaaaatttaatttgtccaAGAAGTTACCACATTACGAATTCCATAAATAGCGATTTAAGGAATGAGGATATTTCAAGGATTCAATGCCCAAAAAGGCATTTCGATTCATCATTAAAAtcctatataaatattacctTAAACAATTGATGCTTAAAttagtgttttaattttatattttcttagatGTTTTGATGATTTCTTTTTGGGAATTATTGAACTACGAGTGACTATGGATTTAGTGGCTATGAAAACGGAAATTCCTAAGCATTCGAGCAGTTGTTGGCCTCGTGCGCCCGGATCATGCACTCCTTGATCTGCATTTTCTTTTGAAACAAAATCATGTACTGCTTTGCCTCCTCCCTTTCGCGGGCGATCCTAAGCTCGAGAAGATCCAGGCGCCGCTGCTCGATGAGGACGCGATAGCGATGTAGCTCCTGCTGCCGTTGCCGGAAGTTGGGAAAATGTGGACCAGTGCTTCCTCTGCTGATGCTGGTAGACTTCTTGCTCTTCGACGCTGTGGTTGAGACTTCATCCGTACTGGTGGAAACCTGGCTCTTCGTAGAGCGGCGCTTGATCTGGGATGTCTTCCTACGCGACGCTTCCGTAAACGAGGAGCTGGTGGGTGCCGACATATTAACACTGATCAGTCCGCTTTCCATGCTTTGGTGCTCTGAAGGATTGGTGCCTTTATCAAGCATGAGGCTGTTTTTGGGGACTTCTAGCTCGGAATCAGAGTGCTTATTTATGAGTAGACCCTGGGCGAACTTCGGAGCCTCCTCTCGCACCACACACAACTGCTGCGGCGGCAGGCTAAAGGACTCGAGTTTTAGATCCGAGACCAGGCTGGGTTGCTCCTCCGCCGCAGCCTCCCTTTTCCTGAGGCCATGTTGCCGCttttttatttcgttaaaGAATCGATGCCAGTGGGTAATAGCTCGCTCCTTAGAAGTAAGCTCCTTAAGCTCTGACAGCGCTGCATCTGAGGACGATTTTTTTTCAGCAACCGTCTGGCTGCTGGCCTCCTCCTTTGAGAGACTGTGCTCCCCGGGCACAGGGAAGAGGCCATGGGTTTCCCTCTTGTCCTCCTCGCTGAAGTTCCACATGATGTGACGACTGTTGTTGGATGAGGCCTTACCCAAGTGTTCATCTTAAATTTAAGGATTTTACGCATATATTCAGATATTTTCATAGAATAAGCCTTACCCGATTTCTTGTTGCTGTCCATTGAGTTGTTAAAATGTGTTTTAAAAGGATCAACCTTCCGGGCTGGACGGCAGCAGTTCTAGCTTCGAATTTTGGGGACAAACACGAATGTAAAAGATGTGTGAGATGTGTGTGTCtggaatattttgaaaaactatTGCTGTTTTGTTCTGAAATTAATTGTAGTAAAAAGCCAAGTCtactaagaaaataaaactaatggTTTTGTTTTGAAGTTTTAAAGATTGTaggaattattattttgctaCTATTGCTATTCTGTGGGGTTTTAACGATTTGAAgttgttttataataaaattttaaataatttacagtTTTAAATTAGGTGTtaacttgtttttttattatttaacaacttttctttaatttacaaaataaaatgcacCATGTTCGTGGTGCAATCAAAATGCCAGCGATCGAGCGCCCGTCGAACGTTAAGGGACTAAAACCTGATCGCTGCGGCAGCCGACGAGACTATATTGTATGTATTTGTATATCATGGCTTGGCCGAACCGAAGAATTCGGATTGGATTTTGTTTCCAGCTCTAATTTGCAATTACATGTGGCGGTGTTCGGATGTGTCTGCGGATGAGCGATCGGCGCCAAACAAAAACGTAAACGCGCGTGAATCAGTTATCAGGTGGAATAACCGCGATCCGAGTAGATTCGTGCTTCGCGGTTTCAGTGCTCATCATcgaaataaatcgaaaaacgaacgaatattacaaaaaaaatcagtCAAGGGCGGTAACACCCGGCGCAGCCCCAAACTCCGTGGGCAAGGTCAGCTCACTTTAATTAACCAACCCACCTTTAGCTGCGATTTTAACCCATATCCGTGAGAGTtctttaaattcataaatacaaaaaattaattaaaacaaaaaaagagtgTGAATGTGCAGGCGCCGCAGTCTCATGTTCCAATTGGAACGATCTTTCGTGCCAAATTGGGAGCTCA
Above is a genomic segment from Drosophila kikkawai strain 14028-0561.14 chromosome 3R, DkikHiC1v2, whole genome shotgun sequence containing:
- the LOC108085484 gene encoding putative transferase CAF17 homolog, mitochondrial, which gives rise to MILSTSVKFLRLARLPIRNLHQGRLPSARLFTGNQANFVLESLDNRELIRVHGSEVVPFLQGLVTNDVSKIGSDDGPASIYAHFLNKGGRVLFDTIIYRTNSPDTLLVECDREAASDLRRHLRLYRVRRRIEVDSVDDEYTTWVILNPKTAPSTPTSSNAEIFVVPDPRLHALGTRILAPADMSRTQLAKCFTASGTATTPTAESNYQLLRYTLGVGEGSRELPPGKCFPLEANVDYLNGVSFQKGCYVGQELTARIHHSGVVRKRYMPIRLTAQLDASSSHDVTSVAGAKVGQVFGSAGNYGVALLRIEKALNGPPLTVDGERCFTGRPEWWPEDLTRKHRQAFVE
- the Unc50 gene encoding protein unc-50 homolog, which encodes MSQYSHVKYTQSPTPSVVSGYSSASRLHSPLPPPANHRRDCLSATTKSYKYLRRLLKFNQMDFEFALWQMLYLFIAPQKVYRNFNYRKQTKSQFARDDPAFLVLLVVCLCVTSLGFAYVLGLSFWQSISFIFYVVFVDCIFVGIIIASFFWAVTNRYLRTNSLEPDIEWGYAFDVHLNAFFPPLMLLHFIQLFFYNWLISQTWFISRFLGNTFWLLAMGYYVYITFLGYNCIPHLKNTRIILIALPIIFLLYLVVTIIGWNATISFVNFYKYRVY
- the LOC108085466 gene encoding uncharacterized protein, which encodes MDSNKKSDEHLGKASSNNSRHIMWNFSEEDKRETHGLFPVPGEHSLSKEEASSQTVAEKKSSSDAALSELKELTSKERAITHWHRFFNEIKKRQHGLRKREAAAEEQPSLVSDLKLESFSLPPQQLCVVREEAPKFAQGLLINKHSDSELEVPKNSLMLDKGTNPSEHQSMESGLISVNMSAPTSSSFTEASRRKTSQIKRRSTKSQVSTSTDEVSTTASKSKKSTSISRGSTGPHFPNFRQRQQELHRYRVLIEQRRLDLLELRIAREREEAKQYMILFQKKMQIKECMIRAHEANNCSNA
- the LOC108085486 gene encoding cysteine-rich DPF motif domain-containing protein 1 — its product is MEADDDFVLDNEAAEIERLDLPAAKESKASNPEEEDERIARIDFQCSGCDMHELVHYFGREPPFALGIKYPEDNYVMRDPFQAPPPRWQAKPEFYIALGAKCSRCSKTVCKDPGCSFYYTATFCLPCGREELKNWPVEAQARLRKQLSAS
- the mRpL19 gene encoding large ribosomal subunit protein bL19m; the protein is MNLTARVVVNRLAQQCAYKRIVTFSTKPAEHAVPAQDEPKNVEVPPAAPTQTPAVPPTTPRKPIIPANYRFVYPEFLPDPKVEWRNSIREKLERLDMLERRKQIDLPEFYVGSVLAVTSSDPHAAGKTSRFVGICINRDRCGLRARFVLRNVIDHQGMEVVYELYDPTIQKVEVLRLEKRLDDSLFYLRDALPEYSTFDENMEAEPLEEGAPVPVNDIKVVLRPRPWLERWERQNLRGVANIDQYLKDKHRLSSARVQKPWEKYDMMKHYRSTIAEEEQTEIFAEVHTELHTLELQRKRNKRKRTFLKPKHLA